From Aptenodytes patagonicus chromosome 1, bAptPat1.pri.cur, whole genome shotgun sequence, one genomic window encodes:
- the NPTXR gene encoding neuronal pentraxin receptor, with translation MLAFLGAIICIIASVHPAGTAAPAPAADNDSAAAALLPAADKGLGALHGPAEALASAGPRLPGGPPPPLFSRFVCTPLSAECPATGTSTGPATGPGPEELLALRSAAAQLRRTALEQKERIRMDQETIRELTGKLSRCEGGLRTPAAAAPAAAAGLRAAPRPGTMGHPPAEPPAVRELEEAVHALQDRIDRIEQELPARTNGSVPTTPALARDALHTKMEQLEEQLLSKILTLQKERQAASTDRSQQQHDIEKELNSLQNRVMELEHGPPGYSPPDAFKVTIPVQNNYMYARMKKSLPELYAFTICMWLKSKALAGLGTPFSYSVPSQANEIVLLEWGTNPLELLINDKVAQLPLSLKDKAWHHVCVAWTTRDGKWSAYQDGEQRGAGENLASWHAIKPQGVIILGQEQDTLGGRFDATQAFVGELAQFSVWDHMLAPAEILGLANCTSHLQGNVIQWDDQAVEVFGGASKGGFTACEEGRKA, from the exons ATGCTGGCTTTCCTGGGGGCCATCATCTGCATCATCGCCAGCGTCCACCCGGCCGGcaccgccgctcccgcccccgccgccgaCAATgactcggccgccgccgccctcctgCCCGCCGCCGACAAGGGGCTGGGAGCGCTGCACGGCCCCGCCGAGGCTCTGGCCAGCGCCGGGCCGCGCCTgccgggggggccgccgccgccgctcttcAGCCGCTTCGTCTGCACGCCGTTGAGCGCTGAGTGCCcggccaccggcaccagcaccggccccgccaccggccccggccccgaggaGCTGCTGGCGCTGCGGAGCGCGGCGGCCCAGCTGCGCCGCACGGCGCTGGAGCAGAAGGAGCGGATCCGCATGGACCAGGAGACCATCCGGGAGCTCACCGGCAAGCTCAGCCGCTGCGAGGGCGGCCTGCGaactcccgccgccgccgcccccgccgccgccgccgggctccgcgccgccccgcgccccggcaccATGGGCCACCCccccgccgagccgcccgccgtgcgggagctggaggaggccGTCCACGCCCTCCAGGACCGCATCGACCGGATAGAG caggagctgccagccCGCACCAACGGCTCGGTGCCCACCACCCCAGCGCTCGCCCGTGATGCCCTCCACACCAAgatggagcagctggaggagcagctcctCTCCAAGATCCTAACCCTGCAGAAGGAGCGCCAGGCAGCCAGCACCGAccgcagccagcagcagcacgACATCGAGAAGGAGCTGAACTCCCTCCAGAACCGGGTGATGGAGCTGGAGCACG GACCGCCAGGCTACAGCCCTCCCGACGCCTTCAAGGTGACCATCCCAGTGCAGAACAACTACATGTATGCCCGCATGAAGAAGAGCCTGCCGGAGCTCTATGCCTTCACCATCTGCATGTGGCTGAAGTCCAAGGCCCTGGCGGGGCTCGGCACCCCCTTCTCCTACTCCGTCCCAAGCCAAGCCAACGAGATCGTGCTGCTGGAGTGGGGCACCAACCCCCTGGAACTGCTCATCAATGACAAG GTCGCCCAGCTGCCGCTGAGCCTGAAGGACAAGGCCTGGCACCACGTCTGCGTGGCGTGGACCACCCGGGATGGCAAGTGGTCAGCGTACCAGGACGGCGAGCAGCGGGGCGCTGGCGAGAACCTGGCCTCCTGGCACGCCATCAAGCCCCAGGGTGTCATCATCCTTGGACAGGAGCAG GACACGCTGGGTGGCCGCTTTGATGCCACGCAGGCCTTCGTGGGAGAGCTGGCGCAGTTCAGCGTGTGGGACCACATGCTGGCGCCGGCGGAGATCCTGGGCTTGGCCAACTGCACCTCCCACCTCCAAGGCAATGTGATCCAGTGGGACGACCAGGCAGTGGAGGTCTTCGGGGGCGCCAGCAAGGGGGGCTTCACCGCCTGCGAGGAAGGGAGGAAGGCGTGA
- the DNAL4 gene encoding dynein axonemal light chain 4, translated as MADTGEGKKEEADYKRLHSFPLIRHTDMPEEMRVEAMELCVTACEKYATNNESAAKMIKEMMDKKFGSSWHVVIGEGFGFEITHEVKNLLYMFFGGSLAVCVWKCS; from the exons ATGGCAGACAccggggaggggaaaaaggaggaggctGATTATAAAAGACTTCACAGCTTTCCACTGATTAGG CACACAGACATGCCAGAGGAGATGCGTGTAGAGGCCATGGAGCTGTGTGTCACAGCGTGTGAGAAATACGCCACCAACAACGAG AGCGCTGCCAAGATGATCAAAGAGATGATGGACAAGAAATTTGGGTCCTCCTGGCATGTGGTGATTGGGGAAGGTTTTGGCTTTGAGATCACTCACGAGGTGAAGAATCTGCTGTACATGTTCTTTGGTGGCAGTCTGGCCGTGTGTGTCTGGAAGTGCTCCTGA